The following proteins come from a genomic window of Hoplias malabaricus isolate fHopMal1 chromosome 15, fHopMal1.hap1, whole genome shotgun sequence:
- the LOC136668750 gene encoding dual specificity tyrosine-phosphorylation-regulated kinase 4-like isoform X3: MNTSRREMEKAQKRTTFPAKGGKLDALPALPQIKIPQTGKAKLVPGNPRKLGVKPDALPQLKKPEAEKAQPGCPRRLAGKLDALPALPQIKTPQTGKAKLVPGNPRKLGVKPDALPQLKKPEAEKAQPGCPRRLGGKLDPLPQIKKPEARKPQMGPGYPKKPNNGCHKLPQIKPKPQPAAFAKSKVQGVGKLPHINDKRQPSSGLMTHKRLNPETRPVQGNSSENSASNCSSFMQQHKRHLETYPLPMCPQDVQKNFGQRLTVFEQQEVLGYSEIWYLGLKAKKIHGCFGKAHNHGYDDKHGAYKQVIHDHLAYRYEVLGFIGQGTFGQVFKCRDHKTQKMVAIKIIRNNPSHHKQGMVELRMLHYLRRRNIDSTYNVIRMEEFFYFRNHLCFTFDLMGPNLDEKIKREGPYGFSQEMVRHFAEMLLKSLNILKEKKIVHSDLKPGNIVESQDGLGITVVDFGCSYNEDFRPRTGIGTRFYRPPELMLGQPSSCAIDMWSLGCILAELDMGRPLFPGADENDQIEQIAEVIGLPPYYVLQTGYSRHRFFDVDESLNYTLKGKNRKPSSVDLAAVLNTDDPAFVDFIKRCLMWDPMMRLTPEEALRHPWIQGGTTSDSESSE; the protein is encoded by the exons ATGAATACCTCCAGAAGAGAAATGGAAAAGGCTCAGAAGAGAACTACTTTTCCTGCAAAG GGTGGGAAGCTTGATGCCCTCCCTGCCCTTCCCCAGATTAAAATACCTCAAACTGGGAAGGCTAAACTGGTACCAGGCAATCCCAGAAAACTG GGTGTGAAGCCTGATGCCCTCCCTCAGCTTAAAAAACCAGAAGCTGAGAAGGCTCAACCAGGCTGTCCCAGAAGACTT GCTGGGAAGCTTGATGCACTCCCTGCCCTTCCCCAGATTAAAACACCTCAAACTGGGAAGGCTAAACTGGTACCAGGCAATCCCAGAAAACTG GGTGTGAAGCCTGATGCCCTCCCTCAGCTTAAAAAACCAGAAGCTGAGAAGGCTCAACCAGGCTGTCCCAGAAGACTT GGTGGGAAGCTTGATCCCCTACCCCAGATTAAAAAGCCTGAAGCTAGGAAGCCTCAAATGGGACCAGGCTATCCCAAAAAACCG AACAATGGATGTCACAAACTTCCACAAATAAAACCGAAGCCTCAACCTGCAGCCTTTGCTAAGTCCAAGGTCCAAGGAGTGGGTAAATTGCCTCATATCAATGACAAAAGGCAGCCCAGTTCCGGCTTGATGACACACAAACGTCTGAATCCT GAGACAAGGCCAGTTCAGGGGAACTCTTCAGAGAACAGTGCCTCCAATTGCTCATCCTTCATGCAGCAGCACAAGAGGCATCTGGAGACTTATCCGCTCCCCATGTGTCCACAAG ACGTACAAAAGAACTTTGGGCAGAGGCTGACTGTGTTTGAGCAGCAAGAGGTTTTGGGGTACTCTGAGATTTGGTACCTGGGACTGAAAGCCAAGAAGATTCATGGCTGTTTTGGCAAGGCCCATAATCATGGCTACGATGATAAGCATGGTGCCTACAAACAG GTGATTCATGACCACTTAGCGTACCGCTATGAAGTCTTGGGCTTCATTGGACAAGGAACCTTTGGCCAAGTCTTCAAGTGTCGGGATCACAAAACCCAGAAGATGGTGGCTATCAAAATCATTCGAAACAATCCGAG TCACCATAAACAAGGAATGGTGGAGCTAAGAATGCTGCATTATTTGCGGAGGAGGAACATAGACAGTACCTACAACGTTATACGTATGGAGGAGTTCTTCTACTTCCGCAATCATCTATGCTTCACCTTTGATCTCATGGg GCCAAACCTGGATGAGAAAATAAAGAGGGAAGGCCCTTACGGCTTCAGCCAGGAAATGGTGCGCCACTTTGCTGAGATGCTGCTAAAATCCTTGAACATTCTGAAGGAGAAGAAGATCGTCCACAGTGACCTTAAGCCT GGGAACATCGTGGAATCACAAGACGGCCTAGGCATCACTGTGGTTGACTTTGGATGCAGCTACAATGAAGATTTCAGAC CGCGCACAGGAATCGGAACCCGGTTTTATCGCCCTCCGGAGTTAATGCTGGGTCAGCCCAGCTCCTGCGCTATTGACATGTGGAGTTTGGGCTGCATCCTGGCTGAACTCGATATGGGTCGCCCTCTTTTTCCCGGAGCTGATGAGAATGATCAGATTGAACAAATCGCTGAG GTGATTGGCCTGCCACCTTATTACGTTCTTCAGACTGGTTACAGCAGACACCGGTTCTTTG ATGTAGACGAAAGCCTTAATTACACACTCAAGGGCAAGAACCGAAAGCCCAGCTCCGTAGATCTGGCAGCAGTTCTAAACACGGACGACCCAGCGTTCGTGGACTTTATCAAACGCTGTTTGAT GTGGGACCCCATGATGAGACTTACCCCAGAGGAAGCTTTGCGACATCCATGGATTCAGGGTGGCACAACATccgactctgaatccagcgaatGA
- the LOC136668750 gene encoding dual specificity tyrosine-phosphorylation-regulated kinase 4-like isoform X2 — MNTSRREMEKAQKRTTFPAKGGKLDALPALPQIKIPQTGKAKLVPGNPRKLGVKPDALPQLKKPEAEKAQPGCPRRLAGKLDALPALPQIKTPQTGKAKLVPGNPRKLGVKPDALPQLKKPEAEKAQPGCPRRLGGKLDPLPQIKKPEARKPQMGPGYPKKPAGKLDALPALPQIKTPQTGKAKLGVKPDALPQLKKPEAEKAQPGCPRRLAGKLDALPQLKNPQAEKPQLGPGSTRNLNNGCHKLPQIKPKPQPAAFAKSKVQGVGKLPHINDKRQPSSGLMTHKRLNPETRPVQGNSSENSASNCSSFMQQHKRHLETYPLPMCPQDVQKNFGQRLTVFEQQEVLGYSEIWYLGLKAKKIHGCFGKAHNHGYDDKHGAYKQVIHDHLAYRYEVLGFIGQGTFGQVFKCRDHKTQKMVAIKIIRNNPSHHKQGMVELRMLHYLRRRNIDSTYNVIRMEEFFYFRNHLCFTFDLMGPNLDEKIKREGPYGFSQEMVRHFAEMLLKSLNILKEKKIVHSDLKPGNIVESQDGLGITVVDFGCSYNEDFRPRTGIGTRFYRPPELMLGQPSSCAIDMWSLGCILAELDMGRPLFPGADENDQIEQIAEVIGLPPYYVLQTGYSRHRFFDVDESLNYTLKGKNRKPSSVDLAAVLNTDDPAFVDFIKRCLMWDPMMRLTPEEALRHPWIQGGTTSDSESSE; from the exons ATGAATACCTCCAGAAGAGAAATGGAAAAGGCTCAGAAGAGAACTACTTTTCCTGCAAAG GGTGGGAAGCTTGATGCCCTCCCTGCCCTTCCCCAGATTAAAATACCTCAAACTGGGAAGGCTAAACTGGTACCAGGCAATCCCAGAAAACTG GGTGTGAAGCCTGATGCCCTCCCTCAGCTTAAAAAACCAGAAGCTGAGAAGGCTCAACCAGGCTGTCCCAGAAGACTT GCTGGGAAGCTTGATGCACTCCCTGCCCTTCCCCAGATTAAAACACCTCAAACTGGGAAGGCTAAACTGGTACCAGGCAATCCCAGAAAACTG GGTGTGAAGCCTGATGCCCTCCCTCAGCTTAAAAAACCAGAAGCTGAGAAGGCTCAACCAGGCTGTCCCAGAAGACTT GGTGGGAAGCTTGATCCCCTACCCCAGATTAAAAAGCCTGAAGCTAGGAAGCCTCAAATGGGACCAGGCTATCCCAAAAAACCG GCTGGGAAGCTTGATGCACTCCCTGCCCTTCCCCAGATTAAAACACCTCAAACTGGGAAGGCTAAACTG GGTGTGAAGCCTGATGCCCTCCCTCAGCTTAAAAAACCAGAAGCTGAGAAGGCTCAACCAGGCTGTCCCAGAAGACTT GCTGGGAAGCTTGATGCACTCCCTCAGCTGAAAAATCCTCAAGCTGAGAAGCCTCAACTGGGACCAGGCTCGACAAGAAATCTG AACAATGGATGTCACAAACTTCCACAAATAAAACCGAAGCCTCAACCTGCAGCCTTTGCTAAGTCCAAGGTCCAAGGAGTGGGTAAATTGCCTCATATCAATGACAAAAGGCAGCCCAGTTCCGGCTTGATGACACACAAACGTCTGAATCCT GAGACAAGGCCAGTTCAGGGGAACTCTTCAGAGAACAGTGCCTCCAATTGCTCATCCTTCATGCAGCAGCACAAGAGGCATCTGGAGACTTATCCGCTCCCCATGTGTCCACAAG ACGTACAAAAGAACTTTGGGCAGAGGCTGACTGTGTTTGAGCAGCAAGAGGTTTTGGGGTACTCTGAGATTTGGTACCTGGGACTGAAAGCCAAGAAGATTCATGGCTGTTTTGGCAAGGCCCATAATCATGGCTACGATGATAAGCATGGTGCCTACAAACAG GTGATTCATGACCACTTAGCGTACCGCTATGAAGTCTTGGGCTTCATTGGACAAGGAACCTTTGGCCAAGTCTTCAAGTGTCGGGATCACAAAACCCAGAAGATGGTGGCTATCAAAATCATTCGAAACAATCCGAG TCACCATAAACAAGGAATGGTGGAGCTAAGAATGCTGCATTATTTGCGGAGGAGGAACATAGACAGTACCTACAACGTTATACGTATGGAGGAGTTCTTCTACTTCCGCAATCATCTATGCTTCACCTTTGATCTCATGGg GCCAAACCTGGATGAGAAAATAAAGAGGGAAGGCCCTTACGGCTTCAGCCAGGAAATGGTGCGCCACTTTGCTGAGATGCTGCTAAAATCCTTGAACATTCTGAAGGAGAAGAAGATCGTCCACAGTGACCTTAAGCCT GGGAACATCGTGGAATCACAAGACGGCCTAGGCATCACTGTGGTTGACTTTGGATGCAGCTACAATGAAGATTTCAGAC CGCGCACAGGAATCGGAACCCGGTTTTATCGCCCTCCGGAGTTAATGCTGGGTCAGCCCAGCTCCTGCGCTATTGACATGTGGAGTTTGGGCTGCATCCTGGCTGAACTCGATATGGGTCGCCCTCTTTTTCCCGGAGCTGATGAGAATGATCAGATTGAACAAATCGCTGAG GTGATTGGCCTGCCACCTTATTACGTTCTTCAGACTGGTTACAGCAGACACCGGTTCTTTG ATGTAGACGAAAGCCTTAATTACACACTCAAGGGCAAGAACCGAAAGCCCAGCTCCGTAGATCTGGCAGCAGTTCTAAACACGGACGACCCAGCGTTCGTGGACTTTATCAAACGCTGTTTGAT GTGGGACCCCATGATGAGACTTACCCCAGAGGAAGCTTTGCGACATCCATGGATTCAGGGTGGCACAACATccgactctgaatccagcgaatGA
- the LOC136668750 gene encoding dual specificity tyrosine-phosphorylation-regulated kinase 4-like isoform X1, whose amino-acid sequence MNTSRREMEKAQKRTTFPAKGGKLDALPALPQIKIPQTGKAKLVPGNPRKLGVKPDALPQLKKPEAEKAQPGCPRRLAGKLDALPALPQIKTPQTGKAKLVPGNPRKLGVKPDALPQLKKPEAEKAQPGCPRRLGGKLDPLPQIKKPEARKPQMGPGYPKKPAGKLDALPALPQIKTPQTGKAKLVPGNPRKLGVKPDALPQLKKPEAEKAQPGCPRRLAGKLDALPQLKNPQAEKPQLGPGSTRNLNNGCHKLPQIKPKPQPAAFAKSKVQGVGKLPHINDKRQPSSGLMTHKRLNPETRPVQGNSSENSASNCSSFMQQHKRHLETYPLPMCPQDVQKNFGQRLTVFEQQEVLGYSEIWYLGLKAKKIHGCFGKAHNHGYDDKHGAYKQVIHDHLAYRYEVLGFIGQGTFGQVFKCRDHKTQKMVAIKIIRNNPSHHKQGMVELRMLHYLRRRNIDSTYNVIRMEEFFYFRNHLCFTFDLMGPNLDEKIKREGPYGFSQEMVRHFAEMLLKSLNILKEKKIVHSDLKPGNIVESQDGLGITVVDFGCSYNEDFRPRTGIGTRFYRPPELMLGQPSSCAIDMWSLGCILAELDMGRPLFPGADENDQIEQIAEVIGLPPYYVLQTGYSRHRFFDVDESLNYTLKGKNRKPSSVDLAAVLNTDDPAFVDFIKRCLMWDPMMRLTPEEALRHPWIQGGTTSDSESSE is encoded by the exons ATGAATACCTCCAGAAGAGAAATGGAAAAGGCTCAGAAGAGAACTACTTTTCCTGCAAAG GGTGGGAAGCTTGATGCCCTCCCTGCCCTTCCCCAGATTAAAATACCTCAAACTGGGAAGGCTAAACTGGTACCAGGCAATCCCAGAAAACTG GGTGTGAAGCCTGATGCCCTCCCTCAGCTTAAAAAACCAGAAGCTGAGAAGGCTCAACCAGGCTGTCCCAGAAGACTT GCTGGGAAGCTTGATGCACTCCCTGCCCTTCCCCAGATTAAAACACCTCAAACTGGGAAGGCTAAACTGGTACCAGGCAATCCCAGAAAACTG GGTGTGAAGCCTGATGCCCTCCCTCAGCTTAAAAAACCAGAAGCTGAGAAGGCTCAACCAGGCTGTCCCAGAAGACTT GGTGGGAAGCTTGATCCCCTACCCCAGATTAAAAAGCCTGAAGCTAGGAAGCCTCAAATGGGACCAGGCTATCCCAAAAAACCG GCTGGGAAGCTTGATGCACTCCCTGCCCTTCCCCAGATTAAAACACCTCAAACTGGGAAGGCTAAACTGGTACCAGGCAATCCCAGAAAACTG GGTGTGAAGCCTGATGCCCTCCCTCAGCTTAAAAAACCAGAAGCTGAGAAGGCTCAACCAGGCTGTCCCAGAAGACTT GCTGGGAAGCTTGATGCACTCCCTCAGCTGAAAAATCCTCAAGCTGAGAAGCCTCAACTGGGACCAGGCTCGACAAGAAATCTG AACAATGGATGTCACAAACTTCCACAAATAAAACCGAAGCCTCAACCTGCAGCCTTTGCTAAGTCCAAGGTCCAAGGAGTGGGTAAATTGCCTCATATCAATGACAAAAGGCAGCCCAGTTCCGGCTTGATGACACACAAACGTCTGAATCCT GAGACAAGGCCAGTTCAGGGGAACTCTTCAGAGAACAGTGCCTCCAATTGCTCATCCTTCATGCAGCAGCACAAGAGGCATCTGGAGACTTATCCGCTCCCCATGTGTCCACAAG ACGTACAAAAGAACTTTGGGCAGAGGCTGACTGTGTTTGAGCAGCAAGAGGTTTTGGGGTACTCTGAGATTTGGTACCTGGGACTGAAAGCCAAGAAGATTCATGGCTGTTTTGGCAAGGCCCATAATCATGGCTACGATGATAAGCATGGTGCCTACAAACAG GTGATTCATGACCACTTAGCGTACCGCTATGAAGTCTTGGGCTTCATTGGACAAGGAACCTTTGGCCAAGTCTTCAAGTGTCGGGATCACAAAACCCAGAAGATGGTGGCTATCAAAATCATTCGAAACAATCCGAG TCACCATAAACAAGGAATGGTGGAGCTAAGAATGCTGCATTATTTGCGGAGGAGGAACATAGACAGTACCTACAACGTTATACGTATGGAGGAGTTCTTCTACTTCCGCAATCATCTATGCTTCACCTTTGATCTCATGGg GCCAAACCTGGATGAGAAAATAAAGAGGGAAGGCCCTTACGGCTTCAGCCAGGAAATGGTGCGCCACTTTGCTGAGATGCTGCTAAAATCCTTGAACATTCTGAAGGAGAAGAAGATCGTCCACAGTGACCTTAAGCCT GGGAACATCGTGGAATCACAAGACGGCCTAGGCATCACTGTGGTTGACTTTGGATGCAGCTACAATGAAGATTTCAGAC CGCGCACAGGAATCGGAACCCGGTTTTATCGCCCTCCGGAGTTAATGCTGGGTCAGCCCAGCTCCTGCGCTATTGACATGTGGAGTTTGGGCTGCATCCTGGCTGAACTCGATATGGGTCGCCCTCTTTTTCCCGGAGCTGATGAGAATGATCAGATTGAACAAATCGCTGAG GTGATTGGCCTGCCACCTTATTACGTTCTTCAGACTGGTTACAGCAGACACCGGTTCTTTG ATGTAGACGAAAGCCTTAATTACACACTCAAGGGCAAGAACCGAAAGCCCAGCTCCGTAGATCTGGCAGCAGTTCTAAACACGGACGACCCAGCGTTCGTGGACTTTATCAAACGCTGTTTGAT GTGGGACCCCATGATGAGACTTACCCCAGAGGAAGCTTTGCGACATCCATGGATTCAGGGTGGCACAACATccgactctgaatccagcgaatGA